In Pseudomonas sp. PDNC002, the DNA window TCCGCCAGAAGATCATTTATCGCCTGCGTCAGGCAGCTGCTCGCAATATTCAGACTTTGCCCAAAGCGCTTCTCTTTCATGTTGAATCCCCATGCTTTCCCTGTGAGTCGCATTGATTGAATCCAATGAAAAAGCCCCGCAGCGAGCGGGGCTTGGGGATTTCACAGTACCTTGACCTGTTCGGCTTGGTCGCCTTTAGGGCCAACGCCCACCAGGAAGCTTACGCGTTGCCCTTCATCCAGGGACTTGAAGCCAGGCGTGTCGATTTCGCGAAAGTGGACGAATATATCCGGCCCCATTTCAGGTGTGATGAAGCCAAAACCTTTAACTGCATTGAACCATTTTACGGTTCCAGTCTGACGAGTAGCCATGGTGATCTCCTCGAGAATGGCTGCAGAGTGAAGTGGGCCGAGGAGATGATTGCCATACATCAAGACGGGGCCGCTAAACACGGCAGGGGAGGATTGAGTATACAGGCGGATGAGGGTTTTTCGGCTTTTTTGCGACGACAAGAGGATATTCGGATGAATGGCTGGATATTATTTTTAATTGAACTTTTTCAATAGTGCCGGTAGCGCCATGCCGCCGGCCTGACATTGGAGTGGGGTGAGCCTCTACTGGTTATGCCTGAGTGCAAGATAATTACCCCAGCGACAAGAATGGCCACCATTAAATGAATAGTCATCAGAGTTGCTCTTGTAACAATCGCGCCCTGGATAACATCTCGCCATTCTTGTAATCCGAACAATCGTTGGTCATTCGGCCTGTTGCGGTGCCGGCGCTATCGGTTCGTCGAGTGAATGGGCAGCACGGACAGGGTCGAAGTATTCGCGGAGGAAGGCAATTTTGCCGTTCTCGATTCGGCAGAACAGGACGTACTCCTGGCGATAGATTCGGCCAGTCGTGCGGATCAGCCCCTCGGCCTTGACCTCGGCTACAGCCATGCTGGAGTCGGCGAAGGCATGAATTCGCACGTCATGGAAACGGAAATCCTCCACGGCCTGAATGAACCAGCCGACGTGATGGAGCACCTGCTCCCGGCCAACCAGTCGTTCGGGATGTCCCAGGCTTGGCGCGTAGGGAAGCTCCCATAACAGGTCATCGGTAATCAGCGTTTTCCACGTTTCGTGCTTGTCGACGAATGTTTCGAAGTGCAGGTGGAGCAGGTCCGCAGCGGAACTCATGACGGTTCTCCTCGATAGCGCGGGTGGTTTCAGGGTTCTAGTACGCCGAGTTGGTGCAGGCCGGTCATCCAATCTTCCATGTGCCAGGTTCGGACGATTTTCCCTGCGTTGATTTCGTGGATGTCAGTAGCGCGGATGTCGATTCTGCGGTGGGTGGGTGCCCTGCCGAGGAATACGCCGGTCTGGATGCCGGAAATACGCGAGCGAACGATGACCTTGTTGCCATCCTGCAGC includes these proteins:
- a CDS encoding cold-shock protein, whose translation is MATRQTGTVKWFNAVKGFGFITPEMGPDIFVHFREIDTPGFKSLDEGQRVSFLVGVGPKGDQAEQVKVL
- a CDS encoding nuclear transport factor 2 family protein, encoding MSSAADLLHLHFETFVDKHETWKTLITDDLLWELPYAPSLGHPERLVGREQVLHHVGWFIQAVEDFRFHDVRIHAFADSSMAVAEVKAEGLIRTTGRIYRQEYVLFCRIENGKIAFLREYFDPVRAAHSLDEPIAPAPQQAE